The sequence GATATATCCACCATCTAATTTAGTACGTACAAAACTTGGGTCTGCTGGTATTCCATATATTTCATCTATTTTGGGAACTGCTTCCGCACATCTAACTGGTTCCCCAATTTCTTGTGATTTTTCAACCAATAAAGTTTTTGCCCCCATCTTTGAAGCGTTATATGAAGCCATACTCCCTGCCGGTCCTGCGCCGATAACTACAACGTCATAACTGTTAATTAGTGCCCTCATTATTATTCCTCCAAAGCATTTACTGGACATATTTCTTTACAAAGTTTACAGCCTTTACATTTTTCTGTATCTATTTCAATTTTATTCTCGATAAGTTCAATTGCATTCCTCGGACATATGCCAACGCATGCCCCACAGTAGCCACATTTTAAAGTATTTACTTTCACAATATCCTCTCCCAATGTGAAAACAAAAATAACACATTATATATTAAATTAGATTATTATCGATATTTAAGCTTATTCATATGATTTTAGTTTATTTTTATTATAGAGTAATGTATTTTACTATATCTTCCTATTTATTGCCATTATTTCAAATTTCAATTTTTTTTTGAACTAATGTGATATTATATTAAATGCGCCATTTAACTATAATTTAATAAAATTTGAAGATTTGAATAATTGCATTATGCAAAATAATTATAATAACTATAAGTGATACTATTTTGCTTAAATATAAAATTGTTAAATAATAATCTATTATTTACGATGCTATATAATGTTTTATTTTTAATTTAGGTATTATTAATTTATGTACTTGCAATGTTCTTTAAATACTTTTAACTATTTATCCAACCTATGTTTTTATGCTTTTCTATTTTATTTGATGATTTATTTTATAAACTGTTATAATTTAAAGTTATCACCTTATTTAATTAAGTTAAATATCCAAAATAGTTTATTTAATCTAAGCAATATTTAAAATAACGAAGTAAAAATAAAATAAGAATAAAATAAAATAATAATTTTAATTTCAATATTTAAAAATAGATTATAAGTTATAATTATAATTATAATTATATACCTATATTTTAGAATTTAGTAGTCATATTTTGAGCTAATCGGGGAATTAACGCCATAGTAATTGCTTGCTTGCATAAATCTTTTCTAACAATATTTTCATCAGTTAATTGCCCTATTAACCCCACATTTTTGCCTATTTCAGGATTTCCATATAATTTTCCAGCGATTTCACCACATTCAACGCCTTGCTCAATTCCTGAAAGTATTTCCAAAGGTATTTGAAAGCCTGAAGACGTTCCAACCGTATGCCTGAAGCTATCGTATATCACACAAATATGAATGTCTAACCGTTTCTCTCCAATTTTTACAATACCTGCTTCTAAACCAATACCATACATCGAAGAAGCTTTATCATAAGCTTCTTTTGCCCTATTGTATGCACCTTGAAATGTTTCATCAAATCCAATGGGTTGGTCAGATACTTTACTATCTGCATCTATTGAATTTATTAAAACACTACCTACCGCACGCTCTAAAGCTTCCTGAGCTGCACTAATTTTAACGGGATTAAGTGTTCCAATAGAAGCGACTCTTAACTTATGTCCGGCAGGACCGCCACGTTGATTCATAGCTTTACTAAGACATTCTTCACTTTCGCATAGGATGGTTCCAAATCGATAGGTTTTTGCAGGTTTTCCACATATTTCGCAAATTTTATTTTCAAATGGACTTTTAAAATTATTTTTATTATTTTCATTTTTATTATTTTCAATTTTTTTACTACTCATACAGTATTCCCCTATTTTATTTTATAATTTATTCGATAATTTGATTTACGATACTTATCATTATATAATATTAATTAAAAAGGATATCGATATGAATATATCATAATTTTATTGCCACATACATATTTAATTAAAAGAATCCTTAATATAGTATTAAATAAATTAATAAATAAATTAACTATTTATACTATTAAACAATGTAAAAATACATATAATAAATATATCTTAACATATGATATTAACATAAAATCATAAAACAACAATAAAACAACAATATCCTCGAGGGATTTGATGAAATTGAATACCGAAAAGTTATTAATGATACCTGGACCTACAATGGTTCCAAATGAAGTTTTAAACACAATGGCTTTACCCATCATTGGGCACAGAACCGCAGATTATGGTGCACTTTTGGAAGACACAGTGGACAAAATGAAAAAAGTTTTCCAAACAAAATACGATGCACACTTAATAACAGGTTCAGGAACTGCAGCAATGGATATGGCAATTTCAAACACCGTGGACAAAGGGGATAAAGTACTAAATATAGTAAATGGAAACTTTGGAGACAGGTTTTACAAAATTGCAAATACCTACAAAGCAAACACAATGTTGCTCGACAATGAATGGGGCGATATGGCAGACGTTGAGAAAGTTAAAGAAACACTCGAAGAAAACCCTGATACAAAAGTAGTTACAATCGTTCACAACGAGACATCAACCGGTGTAAAGAACCCTATTGAAGAAATCGGTAAAGTTGTAAAAGACCACGATGCAATTTACATCGTAGATACAGTTTCATCATTAGGTGGCGACTATGTGGACGTTGATAAATTTAACATTGACATTTGTGTGACTGGTTCCCAAAAATGTATCGCTGCACCCCCAGGAATGGCGGCTATTTCAGTAAATGATAAAGCTTGGGAAGTTATAAACAAAACGGAAACTAAATCATTCTATTTAGACATTAAAGCTTACCAGAAAAAATGGGAAAGTAGTAAAGAAACACCTTACACTCCATCTGTATCAATGACCTATGCAATGAACAAGGCATTAGAAATCGTACTCGATGAAGGTTTAGAAACCAGATTCAAAAGACACGATAAATTTGCAGAAGCTACAAGAGCAGGTTTAGAAGCAATGGGTATTGAATTGTTCGCAAAAGAAAGAGCAAGGTCAGTAACAGTTACATCTGCTTTATACCCTGAAGGAATAAGTGATAAAGATTTCAGAGGAACTTTAAACAACGATTACGATGTTTTAGTTGCAGGAGGTCAAGCTCACTTAAAAGGTAAAATCTTCAGAGTAGGGCATATGGGTAGCGTAAAAGAGCACCATATATTAGGTACTTTAGCATTAATAGAAGCAGGTCTTAAAAAACTTGGATATGACGCAGGTTGTGGCGTTGATGTAGCTAAGGATTACTTATTATAATTTTTAAATATGCTGTAATAAAATATAATATAAAAAATAATATTTAATTAAATTAATTAAATTTAGTTATTTTAATTATTTATTTTAATTATTTATTTTTAATCCTTTTTTAATCCTTAAATTAATTCCACAAAGTTTTCAATCATTTTTAAACCAGATTTACCACTTTTTTCAGGGTGGAACTGTGTAGCATAAATATCGTCTTTATTAACGGCACAGGTAAATTCTGTACCATAATCGCAAGTTCCTGCGATTATTTTTTCATCAAAAGTTTTTACATAATAGGAGTGGACAAAATAGAAGTAATCATTATCTTTTATCCCTTCAAATAATGGTATATCCAAAACCTGTTTAACGTTATTCCAACCCATATGTGGTATTTTAGGAGCATTTACAAATTTAACAACTTCTCCGTTGAATACACC is a genomic window of Methanococcus voltae containing:
- a CDS encoding 4Fe-4S binding protein encodes the protein MKVNTLKCGYCGACVGICPRNAIELIENKIEIDTEKCKGCKLCKEICPVNALEE
- the yjjX gene encoding inosine/xanthosine triphosphatase; amino-acid sequence: MSSKKIENNKNENNKNNFKSPFENKICEICGKPAKTYRFGTILCESEECLSKAMNQRGGPAGHKLRVASIGTLNPVKISAAQEALERAVGSVLINSIDADSKVSDQPIGFDETFQGAYNRAKEAYDKASSMYGIGLEAGIVKIGEKRLDIHICVIYDSFRHTVGTSSGFQIPLEILSGIEQGVECGEIAGKLYGNPEIGKNVGLIGQLTDENIVRKDLCKQAITMALIPRLAQNMTTKF
- a CDS encoding pyridoxal-phosphate-dependent aminotransferase family protein; translated protein: MKLNTEKLLMIPGPTMVPNEVLNTMALPIIGHRTADYGALLEDTVDKMKKVFQTKYDAHLITGSGTAAMDMAISNTVDKGDKVLNIVNGNFGDRFYKIANTYKANTMLLDNEWGDMADVEKVKETLEENPDTKVVTIVHNETSTGVKNPIEEIGKVVKDHDAIYIVDTVSSLGGDYVDVDKFNIDICVTGSQKCIAAPPGMAAISVNDKAWEVINKTETKSFYLDIKAYQKKWESSKETPYTPSVSMTYAMNKALEIVLDEGLETRFKRHDKFAEATRAGLEAMGIELFAKERARSVTVTSALYPEGISDKDFRGTLNNDYDVLVAGGQAHLKGKIFRVGHMGSVKEHHILGTLALIEAGLKKLGYDAGCGVDVAKDYLL